The Nocardia sp. NBC_00508 nucleotide sequence GGCAGGTGAATCTGCTCGACCGAGCAACGGCGGATAGCAGCGGTCGAAAGGAACTCGCTTTCAGCGGGATCGAGGTCGCGTGCGTCGACGAGGGTGGCCTGCCGTTCGGTGAGAGGTCTGAGGCCGAGGGGCTCGACCATGCGATCTGCGTGCGCTCCGAGAGCTAGCCGCAGCGCCATTCCACCGATGTATCCGGACGTCGAAGATTCGAGCGTGTGGACGTCGCCGTGCGCATCGAACCATATTATCGAGGGATCGACCCCTCTTCTTTGCACGCCGGCCAAGACGCCCAACGAAACCGTGCAGTCTCCCGAGACCACGAGCGGCGTCTCCTCGGCCTCGGACACAGCGTCAGCCACTACTCGGTAGAGCGAGACCAGGCGCTCCCAGATGTTCCCCTCCGGGAGATCCGGCACGACC carries:
- a CDS encoding arginase family protein, coding for MSSIIVVPFHQDEQLPAENFPLPGGGHRMVVPDLPEGNIWERLVSLYRVVADAVSEAEETPLVVSGDCTVSLGVLAGVQRRGVDPSIIWFDAHGDVHTLESSTSGYIGGMALRLALGAHADRMVEPLGLRPLTERQATLVDARDLDPAESEFLSTAAIRRCSVEQIHLPEDPIVLHVDVDVIDGDEVPGLRYPVPGGPPRNTVLDAIQRIVDTGRVVALDIACPWYAGNYPQRSELLAAITGRFELH